One Streptomyces sp. V4I8 genomic window carries:
- a CDS encoding Lrp/AsnC family transcriptional regulator, giving the protein MEELDRQIVQLLVKDGRMSYTDLGKATGLSTSAVHQRVRRLEQRGVIRGYAAVVDPEAVGLPMTAFISVKPFDPSAPDDIADRLAGVPEIEACHSVAGDENYILKVRVATPHELEELLARLRSLAGVSTRTTVVLSTPYEARPPRV; this is encoded by the coding sequence ATGGAGGAGCTGGACCGACAAATCGTGCAGCTGCTCGTCAAGGACGGGCGGATGAGCTACACCGATCTGGGCAAGGCCACGGGCCTGTCCACGTCTGCCGTGCACCAGCGGGTGCGGCGGCTGGAGCAGCGTGGTGTCATCCGGGGCTATGCCGCGGTGGTGGACCCGGAGGCCGTGGGGCTGCCCATGACCGCCTTCATCTCGGTGAAGCCGTTCGATCCGAGTGCGCCGGACGACATCGCGGACCGGCTTGCGGGGGTGCCCGAGATCGAGGCCTGTCACAGTGTGGCGGGCGACGAGAACTACATCCTCAAGGTGCGGGTGGCCACCCCGCACGAGCTGGAGGAGCTGCTGGCTCGGCTTCGGTCGCTGGCGGGGGTTTCCACGCGGACGACCGTGGTGTTGTCCACGCCGTACGAGGCGCGGCCACCGAGGGTTTGA